One genomic segment of Acinetobacter oleivorans DR1 includes these proteins:
- a CDS encoding muconate/chloromuconate family cycloisomerase codes for MYRTIETILVDIPTIRPHQLSVTTMRTQTLVLVKITTTDGIVGWGEATTIGGLNYGEESPESVKANIDTYFAPLLASVKDLNVAQTLKLIRKNINGNRFAKCAIQTALLDIQAKRLGVPLSEVLGGRLRNSLPVLWTLASGDTEKDIAEARKMIELKRHNTFKLKIGARHLQHDVDHVIAIKKALGADISVRVDVNRAWSELECIQGIQQLQDGGIDLIEQPCAIQNTEALARLTRRFDVAIMADEALTGPDSAYRIAKSHGADVFAVKIEQSGGLIEACEVAKIAGLAGIDLYGGTMLEGPVGSIASAHAFATFETLAFGTELFGPLLLTEEILKEPLRYENFELHLPTAPGLGIEIDEDKVEKLRR; via the coding sequence ATGTATAGAACCATAGAAACCATACTTGTGGATATTCCAACTATCCGTCCTCACCAGCTGTCTGTGACTACAATGCGTACTCAGACTTTGGTGCTCGTTAAAATTACGACTACGGATGGTATTGTCGGCTGGGGTGAAGCGACCACCATTGGTGGACTGAACTATGGTGAAGAAAGTCCTGAAAGTGTCAAAGCCAATATTGATACTTACTTTGCACCATTACTCGCATCAGTTAAAGATTTAAATGTGGCTCAAACACTAAAACTGATTCGTAAGAATATTAATGGTAACCGTTTCGCGAAATGTGCCATTCAGACCGCTCTACTTGATATTCAGGCAAAACGTTTAGGCGTGCCGTTAAGTGAAGTTTTAGGTGGCCGTCTGCGTAATAGTTTACCTGTACTTTGGACGCTCGCGTCTGGTGATACAGAAAAAGATATTGCTGAAGCTCGAAAAATGATTGAGTTGAAACGTCATAACACGTTCAAACTCAAAATCGGTGCACGCCATTTGCAACACGATGTTGATCATGTGATTGCAATTAAAAAAGCACTAGGTGCAGATATTAGTGTACGTGTTGACGTAAATCGTGCATGGTCAGAGCTGGAATGTATTCAAGGTATTCAACAGCTACAAGATGGCGGGATTGATTTAATTGAACAGCCTTGTGCTATTCAAAATACTGAAGCACTTGCGCGTTTAACACGTCGTTTTGATGTCGCAATCATGGCGGACGAAGCTTTAACTGGTCCTGACAGCGCATACCGTATTGCAAAAAGTCATGGTGCAGATGTATTTGCCGTGAAAATTGAACAATCAGGAGGTCTGATCGAGGCATGTGAAGTTGCCAAGATTGCAGGTTTGGCTGGAATCGATCTTTATGGCGGCACTATGCTTGAAGGCCCTGTAGGTAGCATCGCTTCTGCTCACGCATTTGCAACCTTTGAAACATTAGCGTTTGGTACTGAATTATTTGGTCCGTTATTGCTTACCGAAGAAATTTTGAAAGAACCGCTACGTTACGAAAACTTTGAATTGCACTTGCCAACGGCTCCGGGCTTAGGCATTGAAATTGATGAAGATAAAGTCGAGAAGTTACGTCGTTAA
- a CDS encoding rhodanese-like domain-containing protein encodes MTTNIQTYQDIRKKLLAGQEIALIDVREEDPYAQGHPLFAANISLSKFEVEILNRIPRLSTDIVIYDNGEGLAERAYQQLQALGYQQISLLDGGLQGWKDAGGEIFIDVNSASKAFGEFVEHHKGTPSLSAQEVQKLIDDQDNIVILDARRFDEYQTMSIPGGISVPGAELVLHAKNIVKDENTKIIVNCAGRTRSLIGTQSLINAKIGHEVYALRNGTIGWTLAQQQLALGQHQQYTNFANKNNSSGILENAKQLTQQAGVKTISLEQLQLFQQQSERTTYVFDVRSEEEYIQSHLPNSRWIGGGQLVQETDHYASVRGARIVLIDDQLVRAYMTASWLAQMNWDVYVLDADFQTIFTEQGAWKPVVPLLHIKHRITPEQLQAWLDVGEEVTILDFTTSANYQKGHIPTAQWVLKADIERLFNEKKIPTNNKIVVTCGTSLLAQYAVSALQAKISENVYVLEGGNQAWAKTFVLETDKHVYLSPRIDRYKRPYEGTDNSIQAMQDYLEWEYGLVAQLNTDGTHGFFVV; translated from the coding sequence ATGACAACCAATATTCAAACTTATCAAGATATCCGCAAAAAGCTATTGGCTGGTCAAGAAATCGCACTAATTGATGTACGTGAAGAAGATCCATATGCTCAAGGTCATCCTTTGTTTGCTGCCAATATTTCTCTTTCCAAATTTGAAGTAGAAATTCTCAATCGAATACCTCGTCTGTCTACAGATATTGTTATTTATGATAATGGTGAGGGTTTGGCAGAACGTGCCTATCAACAGTTACAAGCATTAGGCTATCAGCAGATTTCATTATTGGATGGTGGTTTACAAGGCTGGAAAGATGCAGGCGGTGAAATTTTTATTGATGTCAATTCAGCAAGTAAAGCCTTTGGTGAATTTGTTGAACATCATAAAGGAACGCCGTCACTGTCAGCTCAAGAAGTCCAAAAATTAATTGATGATCAGGACAACATTGTTATTCTGGACGCTCGTCGTTTTGATGAATATCAAACCATGAGTATTCCGGGCGGTATCAGCGTACCTGGTGCTGAATTGGTACTCCATGCTAAAAATATTGTTAAAGATGAAAATACTAAAATTATTGTGAATTGTGCAGGGCGTACACGTAGTTTAATTGGTACACAGTCATTGATTAATGCCAAGATTGGACATGAAGTCTATGCTTTACGTAACGGTACGATTGGTTGGACATTGGCACAGCAGCAATTAGCTTTAGGACAACACCAACAATATACTAATTTTGCTAATAAAAATAATTCATCAGGCATATTAGAGAATGCCAAACAATTAACCCAGCAGGCTGGTGTAAAAACGATTAGTTTGGAACAACTACAATTGTTCCAACAACAGAGTGAACGCACCACCTATGTTTTTGATGTACGGTCAGAAGAAGAGTATATACAATCGCATTTACCCAATAGCCGTTGGATTGGTGGTGGGCAACTAGTTCAGGAAACTGACCATTATGCGAGTGTACGCGGTGCCAGAATTGTACTCATTGATGATCAACTCGTCCGTGCTTATATGACTGCCTCTTGGTTGGCGCAAATGAATTGGGATGTCTACGTACTCGATGCGGATTTTCAGACAATATTTACCGAGCAAGGAGCATGGAAACCAGTTGTTCCGTTATTGCATATAAAACATCGGATTACACCTGAACAATTGCAAGCATGGTTAGATGTCGGTGAAGAAGTCACTATTCTGGATTTTACAACTAGTGCAAACTATCAAAAAGGGCATATTCCTACTGCTCAATGGGTATTAAAAGCAGATATTGAACGTCTGTTTAATGAGAAAAAAATTCCAACAAACAATAAAATTGTTGTGACTTGTGGTACTAGTCTGTTAGCACAATATGCAGTATCTGCTCTTCAAGCTAAAATTTCAGAAAATGTTTATGTCTTGGAAGGCGGTAATCAGGCATGGGCAAAAACTTTTGTTTTGGAAACTGATAAACATGTGTATTTATCACCCCGCATAGATCGGTATAAACGCCCTTATGAAGGAACGGATAATTCTATCCAAGCTATGCAAGACTATTTAGAGTGGGAATATGGATTAGTTGCCCAACTGAATACAGATGGAACACATGGTTTCTTTGTGGTTTAG
- a CDS encoding 3-oxoacid CoA-transferase subunit A: MIDKSKSSLSEVLSQIKDGATILIGGFGTAGQPAELIDGLIELGVKDLTIVSNNAGNGDYGLAKLLKAGSVKKVICSFPRQSDSYVFDELYRAGKVELEVVPQGNLACRIQAAGMGLGAVFTPTGFGTLLAEGKETRQIDGKDYVLEYPIKADFALIKAYKGDRWGNLVYRKSARNFGPIMAMAADVTIVQVSEVVELGGLDPEHIITPGIFVQHVVQVQPAQ, from the coding sequence ATGATTGACAAAAGTAAGTCCTCTCTTAGCGAGGTACTATCGCAGATTAAAGATGGCGCGACCATCCTGATTGGTGGTTTCGGTACCGCAGGACAACCCGCTGAACTCATTGATGGACTGATTGAACTCGGTGTTAAAGATTTAACGATTGTTAGTAATAACGCCGGTAATGGCGATTATGGTCTGGCTAAACTGCTTAAGGCTGGTTCAGTTAAAAAAGTGATCTGTTCTTTCCCACGTCAGTCAGACTCTTATGTTTTTGATGAATTGTATCGTGCCGGAAAGGTCGAGCTTGAAGTTGTTCCGCAAGGTAATCTGGCTTGCCGTATTCAGGCAGCAGGTATGGGACTTGGTGCTGTGTTTACCCCAACAGGCTTTGGAACACTTCTAGCTGAAGGCAAAGAAACTCGCCAGATTGATGGTAAAGATTACGTACTCGAATATCCAATCAAGGCGGACTTTGCCTTGATTAAAGCTTACAAAGGCGACCGCTGGGGCAATCTGGTTTACCGTAAATCTGCACGTAACTTTGGTCCGATTATGGCCATGGCTGCTGATGTCACCATTGTTCAGGTGTCTGAAGTGGTTGAGCTAGGTGGATTAGATCCAGAGCACATCATCACCCCAGGTATCTTTGTACAGCACGTTGTACAAGTACAGCCCGCACAGTAA
- a CDS encoding ABC transporter substrate-binding protein: MNHYGKILLGVFTTAILVGCTKKETSPEHAQASEVKANKGQVVLNIGDQKGNMRAQLEASGALKNVSYKINWYEFPAAAPVAEALKVDAIDIGYLGDAPFIFANSNGGTAKAIAVYKADPYPVAILVPQNSPIKSAKDLKGKSLAFNKGSISHLLTLKALEQQGLKPEDVTFKFLPPADGKLAVANGSVDAWVVWDPYTAYAELKDHFRVVVNGRGLYSGYTFLAATDKSLKDQSKRVAIQDFIYRLKESQAWAGQHGDEFGKAYAKITGLPEDVGIKAFKRRNASWEPIDNEVIKVSQGTADFYTKYKLIDKKFDVTSSFDTGFKVEQK; this comes from the coding sequence ATGAATCACTATGGCAAAATTTTATTGGGTGTTTTTACAACAGCAATTTTAGTCGGTTGTACAAAAAAAGAGACTTCACCTGAACATGCTCAGGCATCTGAAGTCAAAGCAAATAAGGGGCAGGTTGTGCTCAATATTGGTGATCAAAAAGGCAATATGCGTGCACAGCTTGAAGCATCTGGTGCTTTAAAAAATGTCTCATATAAAATCAATTGGTATGAATTTCCAGCTGCTGCACCAGTTGCAGAAGCATTAAAAGTAGATGCGATTGATATTGGTTATTTGGGTGATGCACCGTTTATTTTTGCCAATTCTAATGGGGGAACAGCCAAGGCTATTGCCGTGTATAAAGCAGATCCATATCCAGTCGCTATTTTAGTGCCGCAGAATAGTCCAATTAAGTCTGCCAAAGATTTAAAGGGTAAAAGTTTAGCATTTAATAAAGGCTCAATTAGTCATCTTCTAACTTTAAAGGCCCTAGAACAACAAGGTCTGAAGCCTGAAGATGTAACGTTTAAATTTTTACCGCCTGCCGATGGAAAATTAGCTGTTGCCAATGGTTCAGTAGATGCTTGGGTGGTATGGGATCCATATACGGCATATGCTGAGCTCAAGGATCATTTTCGTGTTGTGGTTAATGGTCGTGGTTTGTATTCAGGTTATACCTTTTTAGCAGCCACGGATAAATCTTTAAAGGATCAGAGCAAACGTGTGGCAATTCAAGATTTCATCTATCGTTTAAAAGAGTCACAAGCTTGGGCGGGACAACATGGGGATGAGTTTGGTAAAGCTTATGCCAAAATCACTGGACTACCAGAAGATGTGGGAATAAAAGCTTTTAAACGCCGTAATGCCTCGTGGGAGCCGATCGATAATGAAGTGATCAAAGTTTCTCAAGGAACTGCCGATTTTTATACCAAATATAAGCTGATTGATAAAAAGTTTGATGTGACATCTTCATTTGATACTGGTTTTAAAGTGGAGCAAAAATAA
- a CDS encoding LysR family transcriptional regulator produces the protein MKIEDIEAFVCFVNVQSTSLAAQQLGISQPAITRRIQNLESDLGLQLFDRNTRPLKLTQLGFQIFEQCAQVTAEIDALGQLVNSYKLSTQNLRIGIATSLSDTILSGILEDLKQSYPTLNLEISTGWGIDLLDKFKEKKLDCIFSTTAQTYGQNDQINMEILGQLQIVPTVSKKLKKMSVQHLADCQSLGWIINTEGCGFRQYLVSEYHKLNQLPNIKIEVTGTNLQMNLLAQGLGVGLLPKEVFEKSIYAAQLTSIELTDFNLSVQLFYMIQPDLNEVYQSICQEMSRKVQSILGWG, from the coding sequence ATGAAAATTGAAGATATTGAAGCTTTTGTTTGTTTTGTCAATGTTCAATCTACCAGTCTGGCTGCCCAGCAATTAGGTATTTCACAACCTGCTATTACTAGAAGGATCCAAAATCTAGAATCAGATTTGGGATTACAACTTTTTGACCGTAATACACGCCCTCTAAAATTGACTCAGCTAGGATTTCAAATTTTTGAGCAGTGTGCACAGGTTACTGCTGAAATAGATGCATTAGGGCAACTAGTGAACAGCTATAAATTATCGACCCAAAACTTACGGATTGGTATTGCGACAAGTCTATCAGACACGATCTTGTCAGGTATTTTAGAAGACTTAAAGCAAAGTTATCCCACATTAAACTTAGAAATTAGCACAGGTTGGGGTATCGATTTATTAGATAAATTTAAAGAAAAAAAGCTAGATTGTATTTTTTCAACAACAGCCCAAACTTATGGGCAGAATGACCAGATAAACATGGAAATTTTAGGTCAGTTACAAATTGTGCCCACGGTTTCTAAAAAATTAAAAAAGATGTCTGTTCAGCATCTTGCCGATTGTCAGTCTTTAGGATGGATTATTAATACTGAAGGGTGTGGTTTTCGCCAATATCTTGTATCGGAATACCATAAATTGAATCAGTTACCTAATATAAAAATTGAGGTTACAGGAACCAATTTGCAGATGAATTTATTGGCTCAAGGTCTTGGAGTAGGGTTATTACCTAAAGAAGTTTTTGAAAAGAGTATTTATGCTGCTCAACTTACCTCAATTGAACTTACTGACTTCAATTTATCAGTGCAACTTTTTTATATGATTCAACCCGATTTGAATGAAGTCTATCAATCAATTTGCCAAGAGATGAGCCGCAAAGTACAGAGCATACTAGGATGGGGATGA
- a CDS encoding TorF family putative porin produces the protein MRKILGVASLIMSTCVVHAEQLNEQEKTSPYSANVTFASQYISRGFQQTWGKPALQGGLDYANPNGFFVGTWASSVSSNYLRNASVEWDFYTGYLKTIDKFSIGMSVFYYYYPGAKSTPETGSSSYNYGEIVPQIGYGPLSLKYFVTYTPDYAGYNSKTMGGPAGKRSRGSSYLDLNFTQPINDTWTFGAHYGYERIKNFSESNFQDVKAELVKDLGDGWTTGLAYTKAWDKNDYYKKYSNGESGAPVSNPIDSTFTVSVKKVF, from the coding sequence ATGAGAAAAATTTTAGGCGTAGCTTCTCTCATTATGTCTACCTGTGTTGTACATGCTGAACAATTAAACGAACAAGAAAAAACTTCTCCATATAGCGCGAATGTTACTTTTGCTAGCCAATATATTTCACGTGGGTTTCAACAAACTTGGGGTAAACCTGCTTTGCAAGGTGGACTGGATTATGCCAACCCGAATGGTTTTTTTGTCGGGACTTGGGCATCAAGTGTAAGCTCTAATTATTTGCGAAATGCCTCGGTTGAATGGGATTTTTATACAGGTTATTTAAAAACAATCGATAAATTTTCAATTGGGATGTCGGTTTTTTACTACTACTACCCAGGCGCGAAAAGTACACCAGAAACAGGGAGTAGTAGTTATAACTATGGTGAAATCGTACCTCAAATTGGCTATGGTCCTTTAAGCCTCAAATACTTTGTGACTTACACACCAGATTATGCTGGATATAACTCTAAAACCATGGGTGGACCTGCTGGTAAAAGGTCGAGAGGTTCAAGTTATTTAGATCTTAACTTTACCCAGCCGATTAATGACACCTGGACTTTTGGCGCTCACTATGGCTATGAAAGGATCAAAAACTTTTCAGAATCTAATTTTCAAGATGTTAAAGCTGAACTCGTTAAAGATTTAGGTGATGGCTGGACTACAGGACTAGCGTATACAAAAGCATGGGATAAAAATGACTACTATAAAAAGTATAGTAATGGAGAATCTGGTGCGCCTGTTTCAAATCCAATTGATTCGACTTTTACAGTCTCTGTAAAAAAAGTATTTTAA
- a CDS encoding LLM class flavin-dependent oxidoreductase has protein sequence MAIQILGMIWHREASEIIPATKTFDKNYIVKIAQAHEQAGFDRILCGYWSDQADGFLVTAYAAAHTSKIKFLLAHRPGFVSPTLAARKLATLDQLTDGRLALHVISGGSDIDQKKDGDFLNKQERYARSAEFIEVVQKTWYSQEPFSYEGDYYHVVDAYSEIKPLQTHLPIYFGGSSIEALQVAAKQVDIFALWGEPLAGAQEQVETLNQLAAQHERQLDYNISFRPIIADSESRAWEKAQEIYQLSKKQLENFGLQAARKKPQSTGGQRLLAAAGQGERLDTNLWTGITSLVQGSYNSTALVGTPEQVAESILQYYKLGIHSVLIRGFDPVQDAIDYGRELLPQIREKTEKYDQQQQLISA, from the coding sequence ATGGCAATTCAAATTTTAGGAATGATCTGGCACCGTGAGGCATCTGAAATTATTCCAGCGACGAAAACTTTTGATAAAAATTATATTGTCAAAATTGCTCAGGCACATGAACAGGCTGGTTTTGACCGTATTCTATGTGGCTATTGGTCGGATCAGGCTGATGGTTTTTTAGTGACAGCCTATGCTGCAGCACATACGTCTAAAATAAAATTTTTACTAGCACATCGTCCGGGCTTTGTTTCTCCAACATTGGCAGCCCGTAAATTGGCAACCTTGGATCAGTTGACGGATGGACGTTTAGCACTACATGTTATTTCTGGCGGGAGTGATATCGATCAGAAAAAAGATGGAGATTTTTTAAATAAACAAGAACGCTACGCACGTAGTGCCGAGTTCATCGAAGTTGTACAAAAAACATGGTATAGCCAAGAACCTTTTAGCTATGAAGGTGATTATTACCATGTAGTAGATGCTTATTCTGAAATTAAACCACTCCAAACACACTTACCGATTTATTTTGGCGGTTCTTCAATAGAAGCTTTACAAGTTGCCGCAAAACAGGTTGATATTTTTGCGCTTTGGGGAGAGCCTCTAGCGGGGGCCCAAGAGCAGGTTGAAACACTAAATCAGTTGGCAGCACAACATGAGCGCCAACTTGATTACAACATTTCATTTCGTCCAATTATTGCTGATAGTGAGTCTAGAGCTTGGGAAAAAGCGCAAGAAATTTATCAATTATCTAAAAAACAATTAGAAAATTTTGGCTTACAAGCTGCCAGAAAAAAACCACAAAGTACGGGTGGGCAACGTTTACTTGCAGCAGCGGGTCAAGGCGAACGTTTAGATACCAATTTATGGACTGGTATCACTTCTTTAGTTCAGGGCAGTTATAACTCCACGGCATTAGTGGGGACCCCTGAACAAGTTGCAGAGTCTATTTTGCAGTATTACAAACTTGGTATTCATAGCGTATTGATACGTGGGTTTGATCCTGTTCAGGACGCAATTGATTATGGTCGAGAGCTATTGCCCCAAATCCGTGAAAAAACAGAAAAATATGATCAACAGCAACAGCTGATCTCGGCCTAA
- a CDS encoding LysR family transcriptional regulator, producing MELRHLRYFVTVVEEQSLTKAAEKLFIAQPPLTRQIKKLEEELDIDLFVKGSRPLKVTEAGLFFYQHAVQILTHTAQAASMAKKMKLVENIVKVGYVSSLLYGRLPQVIYLFRQKNPDIHVELIECGTRDQVEALKLGKIDLGFGRLPISDPAIKRLLLRKEKLKLAIHKKHPLSEFQDSGIYLSQIINETIFSYPTTPKPNFSTTIQALFTKLGLIPAKLTEVREIHMALGLVASGEGICIIPESACDIGMKNLTYLNILDLEAYSPISLSMRNMDQSSYIPKILDCIEEIYSEEEVSRNLNL from the coding sequence ATGGAATTAAGACATCTACGTTATTTTGTTACCGTTGTGGAAGAACAAAGTCTGACTAAAGCGGCTGAGAAGCTTTTTATTGCCCAGCCACCACTCACGCGTCAAATCAAAAAACTAGAAGAAGAATTAGACATTGATTTGTTTGTGAAAGGCTCACGTCCATTAAAAGTGACGGAAGCAGGGCTGTTTTTTTACCAACATGCCGTTCAAATTTTAACGCATACTGCTCAAGCTGCTTCCATGGCTAAAAAAATGAAGCTGGTCGAAAACATTGTCAAAGTTGGCTATGTCAGTTCACTTCTGTATGGGCGTTTACCACAGGTCATTTATCTATTTAGACAAAAGAATCCTGACATTCATGTCGAGCTTATTGAATGTGGCACACGAGATCAGGTTGAGGCTTTAAAGTTAGGTAAAATCGATTTAGGTTTTGGTCGCTTACCCATTAGTGATCCAGCGATAAAAAGGCTTTTACTTCGCAAAGAAAAATTAAAACTCGCGATTCATAAAAAGCATCCATTAAGTGAATTTCAAGATTCAGGAATTTACCTATCTCAAATTATCAATGAGACGATTTTTTCTTATCCAACGACACCTAAGCCTAATTTTTCGACCACTATTCAAGCTTTATTTACCAAGTTAGGTTTAATACCAGCCAAGCTGACCGAAGTACGAGAAATTCACATGGCGCTTGGTTTGGTGGCTTCGGGCGAGGGTATTTGTATTATTCCAGAAAGTGCCTGTGATATTGGAATGAAGAATCTAACTTATTTAAATATCTTAGATTTAGAAGCTTATAGTCCCATTTCTCTATCGATGCGTAACATGGACCAAAGTTCTTATATTCCTAAAATTTTAGATTGTATTGAAGAGATTTATAGCGAAGAAGAAGTGTCGAGAAATCTAAATTTATAA
- the catA gene encoding catechol 1,2-dioxygenase — MNRQQIDALVKQMNVDTAKGEVDARVQQIVVRLLGDLFQAIEDLDIQPSEVWKGLEYFTDAGQANELGLLAAGLGLEHYLDLRADEADAKAGVTGGTPRTIEGPLYVAGAPETVGFARMDDGTESGKIDTLIIEGTVTDTDGNIIENAKVEVWHANSLGNYSFFDKSQSDFNLRRSILTDADGKYVALTTMPVGYGCPPEGTTQALLNKLGRHGNRPSHVHYFVSAPGFRKLTTQFNIEGDEYLWDDFAFATRDGLVATAVDVTDPAEIQRRGLDHAFKHITFNIELVKDAAAAPSTEVERRRASA, encoded by the coding sequence ATGAACCGTCAACAAATTGATGCGCTTGTAAAACAAATGAATGTCGACACTGCAAAAGGCGAAGTTGATGCACGTGTTCAACAAATTGTAGTGCGCCTTCTCGGGGATTTATTTCAAGCCATCGAAGATTTAGACATCCAACCTTCAGAAGTATGGAAAGGTTTGGAATATTTCACAGACGCAGGTCAAGCAAACGAACTTGGTCTTTTGGCAGCTGGCTTAGGTTTAGAGCACTATCTTGATTTACGTGCAGATGAAGCTGATGCAAAAGCTGGTGTTACGGGTGGCACACCGCGTACCATTGAAGGCCCACTTTATGTAGCTGGCGCGCCTGAAACCGTTGGTTTTGCTCGTATGGATGATGGCACTGAATCTGGCAAAATCGATACCTTAATTATTGAAGGTACGGTGACTGATACTGACGGCAATATCATTGAAAATGCTAAAGTTGAAGTATGGCATGCTAACAGTTTAGGTAACTATTCATTCTTTGATAAGTCTCAATCTGACTTCAACTTACGCCGTAGTATTTTGACTGATGCAGATGGTAAATATGTTGCATTAACCACAATGCCAGTAGGTTATGGTTGCCCGCCAGAAGGTACTACTCAGGCCCTTCTTAACAAATTAGGCCGTCATGGTAACCGTCCATCCCACGTTCACTACTTTGTTTCTGCACCAGGTTTCCGCAAGCTTACAACTCAATTCAACATTGAGGGTGATGAGTACTTATGGGACGACTTTGCCTTTGCAACTCGTGATGGCTTAGTGGCAACAGCAGTTGATGTAACTGACCCAGCTGAAATCCAACGCCGTGGTTTAGATCACGCTTTCAAACACATCACATTTAACATCGAACTTGTTAAAGATGCCGCTGCTGCTCCTTCAACTGAAGTTGAACGCCGTCGCGCTAGCGCTTAA
- the catC gene encoding muconolactone Delta-isomerase translates to MLFHVRMDVHIPLDMPADKANEIKAVEKAYSQDLQRQGKWRHIWRVTGQYSNISIFDVESNEELHNILQGLPLYPYMNIEVMALNRHPSSVRDDDS, encoded by the coding sequence ATGTTATTTCATGTACGTATGGATGTGCATATTCCACTCGATATGCCAGCCGACAAAGCAAATGAAATTAAGGCCGTTGAAAAGGCTTATTCGCAAGATTTACAACGCCAAGGTAAATGGCGTCACATCTGGCGAGTTACAGGCCAGTACTCAAACATCAGTATTTTTGATGTTGAGAGCAATGAAGAGTTGCACAACATTTTACAAGGATTACCTCTCTATCCTTATATGAACATCGAAGTGATGGCACTTAATCGTCACCCTTCTTCTGTTCGTGATGATGATTCGTAA
- a CDS encoding cysteine dioxygenase family protein, translated as MSQLQQVLQPLIERIEYGISQQLEDVDLIQSFIPEFRRLLHLSDWLPGSYRQPNPERYQQFLLYRDPQDHFSIVSFVWDKGQTTPIHNHEVWGVVGVLQGEEISQRYQRNALGHFEITGEPDYLKVGEIDFFTPASGDVHQVSNALSDQVSISIHIYGADIGKVERYTFALDGTAKRFISGYSNQEH; from the coding sequence ATGAGTCAGTTGCAACAAGTACTCCAGCCATTGATTGAAAGAATAGAATATGGAATTTCACAGCAATTAGAAGATGTTGATCTCATACAATCTTTTATTCCAGAGTTTCGTAGATTGCTGCATTTAAGTGATTGGTTGCCAGGCTCTTATCGGCAACCGAACCCTGAACGCTATCAACAGTTTTTATTATATCGCGATCCGCAAGATCATTTTTCAATTGTCAGTTTTGTATGGGATAAGGGACAAACTACACCAATCCATAATCATGAAGTTTGGGGAGTCGTTGGTGTTCTGCAAGGTGAAGAAATCTCACAGCGCTATCAAAGAAATGCATTAGGGCATTTTGAGATCACAGGTGAACCAGATTATTTAAAAGTTGGCGAAATTGATTTTTTTACTCCAGCTTCGGGTGATGTGCATCAAGTGAGTAATGCGCTGTCCGATCAGGTTTCAATTAGCATCCACATTTATGGTGCAGATATTGGCAAAGTAGAACGCTATACCTTTGCTTTAGATGGCACAGCAAAGCGTTTTATTTCAGGTTATTCAAATCAGGAACATTAA